One Tachypleus tridentatus isolate NWPU-2018 chromosome 3, ASM421037v1, whole genome shotgun sequence DNA window includes the following coding sequences:
- the LOC143246912 gene encoding sodium/potassium/calcium exchanger Nckx30C-like isoform X1 produces the protein MSAPILHAGSKFRQGVLQLMIHSIDPLHEGKLDENASQLHAIASLRVLLDATKSNSSELQNGAIVAHITPPTEKYCSVCSTSPNCENSAKCMCKEIKSISNAVASADVQNNVTAPDLKTAPSDENTESQRNAVQIKKNDIKLNSLTSITDNSVSDLGQRNHTSINADDKIHHQEKVAENIDTADPGHAPSIEPSAAPMESQQIIISGQDDHTDTPIDMSWPDTWQKRLNYVLLAPIIIPLWLTLPDVRKEGKRKWFVGSFVGSILWIAFFSYLMVWWASLTGETAGIPNEVMGLTFLAAGTSIPDLITSVLVARKGFGDMAVSSSIGSNIFDVAVGLPLPWFLATMIFGPVHVSSSGMACSISLLFCMLLFVIASIACFKWRMNNGLAGVMFFLYFVFIALSLLLEYDVISCAAIFKPITG, from the exons ATGAGTGCTCCAATACTGCACGCAGGGTCAAAGTTCCGACAAGGGGTTTTGCAGTTAATGATCCATTCCATTGACCCCTTGCACGAAG GCAAATTAGACGAAAACGCTTCTCAGCTTCACGCAATCGCTTCTCTACGAGTTCTTCTCGATGCCACGAAATCAAACTCTAGCGAACTCCAGAATGGAGCTATAGTCGCTCATATAACACCACCAACTGAAAAATATTGCTCGGTTTGCTCGACCTCACCAAACTGCGAGAATTCTGCTAAATGTATGTGTAAAGAAATCAAATCCATCTCCAATGCAGTTGCTTCAGCAGATGTTCAAAATAACGTGACCGCTCCAGATTTAAAAACAGCGCCTTCTGACGAAAATACAGAATCTCAGAGAAACGCCGTCCAGATTAAGAAG AATGACATCAAACTGAACTCCCTCACGTCAATAACAGATAATTCTGTCAGTGACCTGGGGCAAAGAAATCATACAAGTATAAACGCAGACGACAAAATCCACCATCAAGAAAAAGTGGCCGAAAACATCGATACAGCCGATCCTGGACATGCACCGTCCATCGAACCTTCTGCTGCTCCAATG GAAtcacaacaaataataatttcgGGGCAAGATGACCACACTGATACTCCAATTGATATGTCCTGGCCCGACACCTGGCAGAAGAGGTTAAACTATGTTCTCCTTGCACCGATCATTATTCCGTTGTGGCTAACGTTACCTGATGTACGAAAAGAG ggAAAACGAAAGTGGTTCGTCGGTTCTTTTGTTGGCAGTATTTTGTGGATAGCCTTTTTCTCGTACTTGATGGTTTGGTGGGCTTCTCTCACTGGTGAAACAGCTGGAATACCGAACGAG GTTATGGGCTTGACTTTCCTGGCTGCGGGCACAAGTATTCCAGATTTAATTACAAGCGTACTGGTAGCGCGGAAAGGATTTGGAGACATGGCAGTTTCCAGTTCAATTGGAAGCAATATATTTGATGTAGCTGTTGG tcttccactgccgTGGTTTCTAGCAACCATGATCTTCGGTCCAGTTCATGTCAGCAGTTCCGGGATGGCTTGTTCCATTTCTCTTCTGTTTTGCATGTTACTCTTTGTTATAGCATCCATAGCCTGCTTCAAGTGGAGGATGAACAATGGCCTCGCAGGTGTCATGTTCtttctatattttgtatttatagccTTGAGTTTGCTTTTGGAATATGACGTTATTAGTTGCGCTGCCATATTTAAACCGATTACAGGATAA
- the LOC143246912 gene encoding sodium/potassium/calcium exchanger Nckx30C-like isoform X3 has translation MSAPILHAGSKFRQGVLQLMIHSIDPLHEGKLDENASQLHAIASLRVLLDATKSNSSELQNGAIVAHITPPTEKYCSVCSTSPNCENSAKCMCKEIKSISNAVASADVQNNVTAPDLKTAPSDENTESQRNAVQIKKNDIKLNSLTSITDNSVSDLGQRNHTSINADDKIHHQEKVAENIDTADPGHAPSIEPSAAPMGKRKWFVGSFVGSILWIAFFSYLMVWWASLTGETAGIPNEVMGLTFLAAGTSIPDLITSVLVARKGFGDMAVSSSIGSNIFDVAVGLPLPWFLATMIFGPVHVSSSGMACSISLLFCMLLFVIASIACFKWRMNNGLAGVMFFLYFVFIALSLLLEYDVISCAAIFKPITG, from the exons ATGAGTGCTCCAATACTGCACGCAGGGTCAAAGTTCCGACAAGGGGTTTTGCAGTTAATGATCCATTCCATTGACCCCTTGCACGAAG GCAAATTAGACGAAAACGCTTCTCAGCTTCACGCAATCGCTTCTCTACGAGTTCTTCTCGATGCCACGAAATCAAACTCTAGCGAACTCCAGAATGGAGCTATAGTCGCTCATATAACACCACCAACTGAAAAATATTGCTCGGTTTGCTCGACCTCACCAAACTGCGAGAATTCTGCTAAATGTATGTGTAAAGAAATCAAATCCATCTCCAATGCAGTTGCTTCAGCAGATGTTCAAAATAACGTGACCGCTCCAGATTTAAAAACAGCGCCTTCTGACGAAAATACAGAATCTCAGAGAAACGCCGTCCAGATTAAGAAG AATGACATCAAACTGAACTCCCTCACGTCAATAACAGATAATTCTGTCAGTGACCTGGGGCAAAGAAATCATACAAGTATAAACGCAGACGACAAAATCCACCATCAAGAAAAAGTGGCCGAAAACATCGATACAGCCGATCCTGGACATGCACCGTCCATCGAACCTTCTGCTGCTCCAATG ggAAAACGAAAGTGGTTCGTCGGTTCTTTTGTTGGCAGTATTTTGTGGATAGCCTTTTTCTCGTACTTGATGGTTTGGTGGGCTTCTCTCACTGGTGAAACAGCTGGAATACCGAACGAG GTTATGGGCTTGACTTTCCTGGCTGCGGGCACAAGTATTCCAGATTTAATTACAAGCGTACTGGTAGCGCGGAAAGGATTTGGAGACATGGCAGTTTCCAGTTCAATTGGAAGCAATATATTTGATGTAGCTGTTGG tcttccactgccgTGGTTTCTAGCAACCATGATCTTCGGTCCAGTTCATGTCAGCAGTTCCGGGATGGCTTGTTCCATTTCTCTTCTGTTTTGCATGTTACTCTTTGTTATAGCATCCATAGCCTGCTTCAAGTGGAGGATGAACAATGGCCTCGCAGGTGTCATGTTCtttctatattttgtatttatagccTTGAGTTTGCTTTTGGAATATGACGTTATTAGTTGCGCTGCCATATTTAAACCGATTACAGGATAA
- the LOC143246912 gene encoding sodium/potassium/calcium exchanger Nckx30C-like isoform X2, which yields MSAPILHAGSKFRQGVLQLMIHSIDPLHEGKLDENASQLHAIASLRVLLDATKSNSSELQNGAIVAHITPPTEKYCSVCSTSPNCENSAKCMCKEIKSISNAVASADVQNNVTAPDLKTAPSDENTESQRNAVQIKKNDIKLNSLTSITDNSVSDLGQRNHTSINADDKIHHQEKVAENIDTADPGHAPSIEPSAAPMESQQIIISGQDDHTDTPIDMSWPDTWQKRLNYVLLAPIIIPLWLTLPDVRKEGKRKWFVGSFVGSILWIAFFSYLMVWWASLTGETAGIPNEVMGLTFLAAGTSIPDLITSVLVARKGFGDMAVSSSIGSNIFDVAVGLPLPWFLATMIFGPVHVSSSGMACSISLLFCMLLFVIASIACFKWRMNNGLAD from the exons ATGAGTGCTCCAATACTGCACGCAGGGTCAAAGTTCCGACAAGGGGTTTTGCAGTTAATGATCCATTCCATTGACCCCTTGCACGAAG GCAAATTAGACGAAAACGCTTCTCAGCTTCACGCAATCGCTTCTCTACGAGTTCTTCTCGATGCCACGAAATCAAACTCTAGCGAACTCCAGAATGGAGCTATAGTCGCTCATATAACACCACCAACTGAAAAATATTGCTCGGTTTGCTCGACCTCACCAAACTGCGAGAATTCTGCTAAATGTATGTGTAAAGAAATCAAATCCATCTCCAATGCAGTTGCTTCAGCAGATGTTCAAAATAACGTGACCGCTCCAGATTTAAAAACAGCGCCTTCTGACGAAAATACAGAATCTCAGAGAAACGCCGTCCAGATTAAGAAG AATGACATCAAACTGAACTCCCTCACGTCAATAACAGATAATTCTGTCAGTGACCTGGGGCAAAGAAATCATACAAGTATAAACGCAGACGACAAAATCCACCATCAAGAAAAAGTGGCCGAAAACATCGATACAGCCGATCCTGGACATGCACCGTCCATCGAACCTTCTGCTGCTCCAATG GAAtcacaacaaataataatttcgGGGCAAGATGACCACACTGATACTCCAATTGATATGTCCTGGCCCGACACCTGGCAGAAGAGGTTAAACTATGTTCTCCTTGCACCGATCATTATTCCGTTGTGGCTAACGTTACCTGATGTACGAAAAGAG ggAAAACGAAAGTGGTTCGTCGGTTCTTTTGTTGGCAGTATTTTGTGGATAGCCTTTTTCTCGTACTTGATGGTTTGGTGGGCTTCTCTCACTGGTGAAACAGCTGGAATACCGAACGAG GTTATGGGCTTGACTTTCCTGGCTGCGGGCACAAGTATTCCAGATTTAATTACAAGCGTACTGGTAGCGCGGAAAGGATTTGGAGACATGGCAGTTTCCAGTTCAATTGGAAGCAATATATTTGATGTAGCTGTTGG tcttccactgccgTGGTTTCTAGCAACCATGATCTTCGGTCCAGTTCATGTCAGCAGTTCCGGGATGGCTTGTTCCATTTCTCTTCTGTTTTGCATGTTACTCTTTGTTATAGCATCCATAGCCTGCTTCAAGTGGAGGATGAACAATGGCCTCGCAG